From one Aeropyrum camini SY1 = JCM 12091 genomic stretch:
- a CDS encoding DNA-binding protein Alba, which yields MSIEPQKPNTILVGKKPTINYVMAALKLLNEEGAPEVVIKARGRNICNAVDTVEMLKNLFIKNLVIKSVNIYSENLDTEGKKKVSAIEIVVAKG from the coding sequence GTGTCGATAGAGCCGCAGAAGCCAAACACGATTCTCGTGGGCAAGAAGCCCACTATAAACTATGTCATGGCTGCCCTGAAGCTTTTAAACGAGGAAGGCGCTCCAGAAGTTGTAATAAAAGCTAGGGGCAGAAACATTTGTAACGCAGTCGACACTGTAGAGATGCTCAAAAACCTATTCATAAAAAACCTGGTGATAAAGAGCGTAAACATATACAGCGAAAACCTGGATACCGAGGGAAAGAAAAAAGTTTCTGCCATAGAGATCGTAGTCGCTAAAGGCTGA
- the prs gene encoding ribose-phosphate diphosphokinase, with the protein MAPDSWVVVGGWGAASTEFSEGLARRMMLHLVKPVFKLFPDDEEYVRIEEDIDNIKGAIVVQSFEKPASRSLVYSILIADALREAGVSNIVLMAPYMAYTRQDRVFLPGEPISVRAVMRALSSSGYKALASIEVHKDYVLRHFNGPTLNMFPFTYMMREAGVSCGEDTIIVAPDIGSLPRVERLARETGCTSYGYLVKERDRVTGEVRLVKSTVDPRGKDAIVVDDIISTGGTIALASQWLLEKGAKSVVVLAAHYLGVGDAEEKMVRAGVSRVITGNTLPRKPSKIVAYVDLTGLAASQLVRLVYSL; encoded by the coding sequence GTGGCGCCGGATAGTTGGGTTGTAGTGGGGGGATGGGGGGCTGCGTCTACAGAGTTCTCTGAAGGACTGGCCAGAAGGATGATGCTCCACCTCGTTAAACCCGTGTTTAAACTGTTCCCGGATGACGAGGAGTATGTTAGGATTGAAGAGGATATAGACAATATAAAGGGGGCAATTGTAGTACAGTCTTTTGAGAAGCCCGCATCAAGGAGCCTCGTCTACTCGATACTCATTGCTGATGCCTTGAGGGAGGCTGGCGTTAGCAATATTGTACTAATGGCGCCTTACATGGCCTACACTAGGCAGGACAGGGTGTTTCTACCTGGCGAGCCAATAAGTGTTAGAGCTGTCATGAGAGCCCTATCGTCGTCAGGCTATAAAGCCCTGGCTTCTATCGAAGTACATAAGGACTATGTTCTGCGCCATTTCAACGGGCCAACCCTTAACATGTTTCCCTTCACCTACATGATGAGGGAGGCTGGAGTTTCATGTGGAGAAGACACTATTATAGTAGCCCCAGATATAGGCTCCCTTCCCCGGGTTGAGAGGTTAGCCCGTGAGACGGGGTGCACCAGCTACGGATACCTGGTTAAGGAAAGAGATAGGGTTACTGGAGAGGTGAGGCTAGTAAAGTCTACGGTAGACCCTCGAGGCAAGGATGCTATAGTTGTAGATGATATAATAAGTACTGGGGGGACCATAGCTCTGGCTTCTCAGTGGCTTCTCGAGAAGGGCGCCAAAAGTGTTGTAGTACTTGCAGCGCACTACCTAGGTGTTGGTGATGCGGAGGAGAAGATGGTAAGGGCGGGGGTCTCCAGAGTTATCACCGGTAACACACTGCCCCGCAAGCCTTCGAAAATAGTCGCCTATGTCGACTTGACGGGCCTCGCGGCTAGCCAGCTGGTGAGGCTGGTGTATAGCCTTTGA
- a CDS encoding TIGR01177 family methyltransferase has protein sequence MERFYAILSGDSPTLSREELKAILDVESRLYRVEGFFEGLAIFQADIDDPTLITRRAAYVKEIGYPLGFYSTSESCIDRVVNDAQYVIESSILGGDREFWIDVETRGPYTHPLDPEKLRLKIASEAGRRGFKLSKRKATLNLRIFATEGALMLGVALSRLEGKGFMERSPGRRPFFKPGPLSPRLSRAFVNLSRLRVGGYFADPFCGTGGFAIEACIVGASRIACGDLDWAMVRGGPANLSKYCPPGVWFYSAWNAARLPLSGDSVDSIATDPPYGRSTTTGRMGYQALTREFVKNAVEVLRKGGWIVYAGPSRRSPESLAVDAGLSVVRVIEMFVHGSLTRSIVVARLG, from the coding sequence ATGGAGAGATTCTACGCTATACTTAGCGGCGACTCCCCCACGCTATCCCGCGAGGAGCTGAAGGCCATTCTCGACGTCGAGTCCAGGCTCTACAGGGTTGAAGGGTTTTTTGAAGGCCTCGCTATTTTCCAGGCTGATATAGACGATCCAACCCTAATAACCCGAAGGGCCGCTTACGTGAAGGAAATAGGCTACCCCCTTGGCTTCTACTCAACCTCTGAGTCCTGCATAGATAGAGTGGTAAACGATGCCCAGTACGTTATTGAGTCGTCGATACTCGGAGGTGACAGAGAGTTCTGGATAGACGTTGAGACACGGGGTCCATACACTCACCCCCTGGACCCGGAAAAACTGCGCCTCAAGATAGCGTCAGAGGCGGGCAGAAGGGGGTTCAAACTCTCTAAAAGAAAGGCTACACTAAACCTACGCATTTTCGCCACGGAAGGTGCTCTCATGCTCGGAGTAGCCTTATCAAGGCTAGAGGGTAAAGGGTTCATGGAGAGGAGCCCTGGAAGGCGCCCATTCTTCAAGCCCGGCCCGCTATCGCCGAGGCTGTCCAGAGCCTTCGTCAACCTTTCACGCCTCCGAGTAGGAGGCTACTTTGCCGACCCTTTCTGCGGAACAGGGGGCTTCGCCATAGAGGCATGCATTGTGGGTGCTTCTAGGATAGCCTGTGGCGACCTGGATTGGGCTATGGTGAGAGGCGGCCCTGCTAATCTATCTAAATACTGCCCGCCCGGTGTATGGTTCTACTCAGCCTGGAACGCTGCAAGGCTCCCCCTCTCAGGCGATAGCGTTGACTCTATAGCGACAGACCCTCCTTATGGGAGGTCTACCACTACTGGTAGAATGGGATACCAGGCTCTCACTAGAGAATTCGTCAAAAACGCCGTTGAAGTTCTGAGGAAGGGTGGATGGATCGTCTATGCAGGTCCAAGCAGGAGATCGCCTGAATCGCTTGCCGTGGATGCCGGGTTGAGTGTAGTCAGGGTTATAGAGATGTTTGTACACGGGAGCCTGACGAGAAGCATAGTGGTGGCTAGGCTTGGGTAG
- a CDS encoding ribonuclease Z yields MGRIDIAILGSGSAVPTLQRWHPSILVRDWMGNTVLLDSGEAAQIRLRRLGVSLPSIDVVAITHPHGDHINGLAGLLMTMSLQSRRRPLTIVSTPESLEFVKETLEATRENLGFEIVLVDAGKNSSLEIGRSSGDRLSIEWTPACHNIESLAFKLVWKLRPRIDPGIIEKRGLRAGPWVRELIEKGRVEVGGETLTLRDLAVLGERSYSIAYTGDTSPCSRIEEFLKGSDVVIHDSTLDSSLAQEAAERGHSTSLDAAKTALRSGAKMLILFHISSRYSGYEARSLLSEAKRVFPNTVLAWDGMKVSITV; encoded by the coding sequence TTGGGTAGAATAGATATTGCTATACTCGGCAGCGGCAGTGCGGTCCCGACGCTGCAGCGATGGCATCCCTCAATACTTGTCAGAGACTGGATGGGAAACACGGTACTGCTGGATTCTGGCGAGGCAGCTCAGATAAGGCTCAGGAGGCTGGGAGTCAGCCTCCCAAGCATAGATGTGGTGGCCATAACCCACCCCCATGGAGACCATATAAACGGTTTAGCCGGGCTCCTCATGACAATGTCGCTCCAGTCGAGAAGAAGACCTTTAACCATAGTGTCAACGCCGGAGTCGCTGGAGTTCGTTAAAGAGACCTTGGAGGCTACCAGGGAGAACCTCGGTTTCGAGATTGTACTCGTCGATGCTGGGAAGAATAGCTCGCTAGAGATAGGCAGGTCCTCAGGCGACCGCCTAAGCATAGAATGGACTCCGGCCTGCCACAATATAGAATCCCTCGCCTTCAAACTGGTATGGAAGCTTAGACCGCGTATAGACCCTGGGATCATCGAGAAAAGAGGCCTAAGGGCTGGCCCCTGGGTAAGAGAGCTGATAGAGAAGGGGCGAGTCGAAGTAGGGGGTGAGACCCTCACCCTCAGAGACCTTGCAGTATTAGGTGAGAGAAGCTATTCTATAGCGTACACAGGAGACACATCCCCATGCAGCAGGATAGAAGAGTTCCTCAAAGGCTCTGACGTAGTGATACACGACTCCACCCTAGACTCAAGCCTAGCGCAAGAGGCGGCTGAGAGAGGGCACTCCACGTCGCTAGACGCTGCTAAAACAGCACTACGCTCAGGAGCTAAAATGCTAATCCTCTTCCACATAAGCAGCAGGTATAGCGGATACGAGGCAAGGTCTCTTCTAAGCGAAGCGAAAAGAGTATTTCCCAACACTGTTCTTGCTTGGGATGGAATGAAAGTCTCGATAACAGTCTAG
- a CDS encoding CBS domain-containing protein, with protein sequence MYSAYKSIDAAVKPLTVTPQTPVKEVVKMMYTQGKSAAVVVDQDNRPIGIFTERDVVRVVATGGSLDAPVEEYMTRNPAVVRDSESLTKALALMLERRVRHLPVVDHEGRLVGIITASSITEVLKRYKEEVGELE encoded by the coding sequence TTGTACTCGGCCTACAAATCCATTGATGCGGCTGTTAAACCCCTCACAGTAACGCCTCAAACCCCTGTGAAGGAAGTTGTTAAAATGATGTACACCCAGGGAAAAAGTGCGGCGGTTGTCGTGGATCAGGATAACAGGCCTATAGGGATATTTACAGAGCGAGATGTTGTGCGGGTTGTAGCCACAGGCGGCAGCTTAGATGCCCCGGTGGAAGAATATATGACGAGGAACCCTGCTGTTGTTAGGGATAGCGAATCCCTGACAAAGGCTCTAGCATTAATGTTGGAGCGAAGGGTTAGACATCTACCAGTGGTAGATCATGAGGGCAGGCTGGTAGGTATAATAACTGCCTCGAGCATAACCGAGGTGTTGAAACGCTATAAGGAAGAAGTGGGCGAGCTTGAGTAG
- the rpsJ gene encoding 30S ribosomal protein S10, producing MAFKLRIWLWSTNVRSLEDVVEQIRNIANKTGIRMRGPVPLPVKRLEIPVFRLPHGEGSKYWEHWEMKVHKRLIDLEADERVLRHLMRIKVPEDVYIEIKQMTG from the coding sequence ATGGCTTTCAAGCTAAGGATATGGCTGTGGAGCACGAACGTCAGGAGTCTAGAGGATGTTGTTGAGCAGATAAGGAATATAGCCAATAAAACCGGGATACGCATGAGAGGCCCGGTTCCACTTCCGGTCAAAAGGCTTGAGATCCCTGTGTTTAGGCTACCCCACGGCGAGGGCAGCAAATATTGGGAGCATTGGGAGATGAAGGTGCACAAGCGCCTCATAGACTTGGAGGCTGACGAGAGGGTTCTAAGGCATCTGATGCGGATAAAGGTACCTGAAGATGTTTATATAGAGATTAAGCAGATGACGGGTTAA
- the tuf gene encoding translation elongation factor EF-1 subunit alpha: MAEKPHMNLVVIGHVDHGKSTLVGHLLYRLGYIEEKKLKELEEQAKSRGKESFKFAWILDKMKEERERGITIDLTFMKFETKKYVFTIIDAPGHRDFVKNMITGASQADAAILVVSARKGEFEAGMSTEGQTREHLLLARTMGIEQIIVAVNKMDAPDVNYDQKRYEFVVSVLKKFMKGLGYQVDKIPFIPVSAWKGDNLIERSPNMPWYNGPTLVEALDQLQPPAKPVDKPLRIPVQNVYSIPGAGTVPVGRVETGVLRVGDKVVFMPPGVVGEVRSIEMHYQQLQQAEPGDNIGFAVRGVSKSDIKRGDVAGHLDKPPTVAEEFEARIFVIWHPSAITVGYTPVIHIHTASVSSRIIEIKAKLDPKTGQVVEQNPQFLKAGDAAIVKFKPVKPLVVEKFSEIPQLGRFAMRDMNRTVGIGIVTDVKPAKVDIKAK; the protein is encoded by the coding sequence ATGGCCGAGAAGCCGCATATGAACCTAGTGGTGATAGGTCACGTAGACCACGGTAAAAGCACGCTGGTAGGCCACCTGCTATATAGGCTTGGCTATATTGAGGAGAAGAAGCTGAAGGAGCTAGAAGAGCAGGCTAAGTCTAGGGGTAAGGAGTCCTTCAAGTTCGCTTGGATCCTAGACAAGATGAAGGAGGAGCGTGAAAGGGGTATAACTATAGATCTAACCTTTATGAAGTTCGAGACAAAGAAGTATGTGTTTACAATAATCGACGCTCCGGGTCACAGAGACTTCGTGAAGAACATGATAACGGGCGCTAGCCAGGCCGATGCCGCTATCCTGGTGGTCAGCGCGAGGAAGGGAGAGTTTGAGGCTGGCATGAGCACGGAGGGACAGACGAGGGAGCACCTCCTGCTTGCTAGGACTATGGGTATAGAGCAGATAATAGTGGCTGTCAACAAGATGGACGCGCCGGACGTAAACTACGACCAGAAGAGGTACGAGTTCGTAGTATCCGTTCTAAAGAAGTTCATGAAGGGCCTGGGATACCAGGTGGATAAGATACCGTTCATACCCGTTAGCGCCTGGAAGGGCGACAACCTGATAGAGAGGAGCCCCAACATGCCTTGGTACAACGGGCCGACACTAGTCGAGGCCCTAGACCAGCTGCAGCCACCTGCAAAGCCCGTGGACAAGCCCCTCAGGATACCTGTGCAGAACGTCTACAGCATACCCGGTGCAGGCACCGTCCCCGTGGGCAGGGTTGAGACCGGCGTTCTAAGGGTTGGCGACAAGGTAGTCTTCATGCCACCGGGCGTAGTGGGAGAGGTTAGGAGTATAGAGATGCACTACCAGCAGCTACAGCAGGCCGAGCCTGGAGACAATATTGGCTTCGCCGTTAGAGGTGTCAGCAAGAGCGACATAAAGAGGGGCGACGTGGCAGGTCACCTAGACAAGCCGCCCACAGTTGCTGAGGAGTTCGAGGCTAGGATATTCGTAATATGGCATCCAAGCGCGATAACAGTAGGATACACACCAGTGATACACATACACACCGCAAGCGTCAGCTCCAGGATTATAGAGATTAAGGCTAAACTCGACCCGAAGACAGGCCAGGTGGTCGAGCAGAACCCGCAGTTCCTAAAGGCTGGTGATGCAGCAATAGTTAAGTTCAAGCCGGTGAAGCCGCTGGTAGTTGAGAAGTTCAGCGAAATACCACAGCTAGGAAGATTCGCTATGAGGGACATGAACAGAACAGTCGGTATAGGTATCGTGACAGACGTAAAGCCCGCCAAGGTAGATATAAAGGCAAAGTAG
- a CDS encoding 30S ribosomal protein S7, which yields MSGQGVGFNLSEGVEVRPDKIRLFGKWSWVGVEVRDPSLKRYINLKPVWLPHTGGRHEKRRFGKAEVPIVERLMNKLMRPGRNGGKKHLAYNIVKTAFDIIYFETGENPIQVLVRAIENSAPREDTTKITYGGITYRVSVDVAPQRRVDQALKFIADGARQCAFNNPKPIEECLAEELILAAKGDPRSYAIRQKEEIERIALSSR from the coding sequence TTGTCCGGGCAGGGCGTAGGCTTTAACTTAAGCGAGGGAGTGGAGGTAAGGCCCGACAAAATACGGCTATTCGGAAAGTGGAGCTGGGTAGGTGTGGAGGTTAGAGATCCAAGCCTCAAGAGATACATTAACCTCAAGCCTGTTTGGCTGCCTCACACTGGCGGGAGACACGAGAAAAGGCGGTTCGGGAAGGCTGAAGTCCCTATAGTTGAGAGGCTTATGAACAAGCTAATGAGGCCTGGGAGGAACGGGGGGAAGAAGCATCTTGCCTACAACATTGTTAAGACTGCTTTCGACATTATATACTTCGAGACAGGGGAGAACCCGATACAGGTGCTGGTTAGAGCTATAGAGAACAGTGCCCCGAGGGAGGATACCACGAAAATAACGTACGGAGGTATAACCTACAGGGTTTCGGTCGATGTAGCCCCCCAGAGGAGGGTTGACCAGGCGCTGAAGTTTATAGCAGACGGTGCCAGGCAGTGTGCATTCAACAATCCGAAGCCGATTGAAGAGTGTCTGGCGGAGGAGCTTATACTAGCTGCAAAGGGAGATCCGAGGAGCTACGCCATTAGGCAGAAGGAGGAGATTGAGAGGATAGCTCTGAGCTCGAGGTGA
- a CDS encoding bifunctional nuclease family protein produces MPVLPGEGLVKVVDVEAYIKRMSDPRSGFVFDVTVMELKLENGSKFVMSNIPIEIVEAVNVMKNNIDTPRRQSLFIFLMNSEVFRDAAVNAVKEVVIDEIDQNTGLYTATLVLEEDGFRLKLKMIPSHAVYLALIAGKPIYVLEKLVHESYSEEEY; encoded by the coding sequence TTGCCGGTACTGCCGGGGGAGGGCCTCGTAAAGGTTGTGGATGTAGAAGCATATATAAAGAGGATGAGCGACCCCAGGTCCGGCTTCGTCTTCGACGTCACAGTCATGGAGCTCAAGCTAGAGAACGGGTCTAAGTTTGTAATGTCAAATATACCTATCGAGATAGTGGAAGCGGTTAACGTTATGAAAAATAATATAGATACTCCTAGGAGGCAGAGCCTCTTCATATTTTTAATGAACAGTGAGGTATTTAGGGATGCTGCCGTGAACGCTGTGAAAGAGGTTGTAATTGACGAGATCGACCAGAATACTGGGCTCTACACTGCAACCCTAGTCCTCGAGGAAGACGGTTTTAGGCTCAAGCTTAAAATGATTCCGAGCCACGCGGTTTACCTCGCTTTAATAGCGGGAAAGCCTATCTACGTTCTCGAGAAACTCGTGCATGAGTCCTACTCGGAGGAGGAGTACTAG
- a CDS encoding 30S ribosomal protein S12 — translation MTGKKAPAGLFAARKLRRKRLKFRWSQREFRIRMLDLKRKYDPLEGAPMARGIVLEKVGVEARQPNSALRKCVRVQLVKNKKVVTAFVPRDGGILYVDEHDEVIIEGIGGPRGRSMGDIPGVRYRVVMVNGVSLKALWEGKKQKPRK, via the coding sequence ATGACTGGGAAGAAGGCTCCGGCGGGCCTATTCGCAGCACGGAAGCTAAGGAGGAAGAGGCTAAAGTTCAGATGGAGCCAGAGGGAGTTCAGGATCAGAATGCTAGACCTAAAGAGGAAGTATGATCCTCTAGAAGGAGCTCCCATGGCTAGGGGTATTGTGTTGGAGAAGGTTGGCGTCGAAGCTAGACAGCCTAACAGCGCCCTGAGAAAGTGCGTGAGGGTTCAGCTTGTTAAGAATAAGAAGGTGGTTACCGCGTTTGTCCCTAGGGACGGCGGTATCCTTTATGTAGATGAACATGACGAGGTTATAATAGAGGGTATAGGAGGTCCTAGGGGTAGGTCGATGGGAGATATACCAGGAGTTAGGTATAGGGTTGTTATGGTAAACGGTGTTTCTCTAAAAGCACTCTGGGAAGGCAAGAAGCAGAAGCCGAGAAAGTAG
- a CDS encoding NusA-like transcription termination signal-binding factor gives MSGDDRITLEELRYISVFHSITGVTAYRCIVDEENNRLIFLVSEGEAGKAIGRGGRLIKLLREALGKNIEVVEYSSELEKIVKNLFPGVNIEGISVRERNGVKQVIIKVSEEDKGAAIGKGGKNVKRARLVLNKLFGVDKVVIR, from the coding sequence ATGAGCGGTGACGACAGGATCACTCTCGAGGAGCTACGCTACATCTCAGTCTTCCATAGCATAACAGGGGTAACTGCATACCGCTGCATAGTCGACGAGGAGAACAACAGGCTGATATTCCTTGTTTCGGAGGGCGAGGCTGGAAAGGCCATAGGAAGGGGGGGCAGGCTTATAAAGCTCCTCAGAGAAGCTCTTGGAAAGAACATAGAGGTTGTAGAGTATTCGAGCGAGCTAGAGAAAATAGTGAAAAACCTCTTTCCGGGCGTGAATATAGAGGGCATAAGTGTGAGGGAAAGGAACGGAGTTAAACAAGTAATTATTAAGGTAAGCGAGGAGGATAAGGGAGCTGCTATAGGAAAGGGAGGAAAGAACGTAAAGAGGGCTAGGCTAGTTCTCAACAAGCTCTTCGGAGTAGATAAGGTGGTGATAAGATGA
- a CDS encoding 50S ribosomal protein L30e has product MSVSVEKALKDLVKTGVYIMGFKQSLKAVKAGEAKAVVIAENTPPEMRRKLEYYAKLAGIPIIVFKGTRTDMGLVIGRRHGVSVLAVIDEGSSRILEQAEEA; this is encoded by the coding sequence ATGTCCGTGTCAGTGGAGAAGGCTCTAAAAGATCTTGTAAAAACCGGCGTGTATATAATGGGCTTCAAACAGTCGCTCAAGGCTGTGAAAGCTGGCGAGGCTAAGGCAGTTGTGATAGCTGAGAACACACCCCCGGAGATGCGGAGGAAGCTAGAATACTACGCTAAGCTAGCGGGCATACCCATTATAGTATTTAAAGGGACAAGGACAGACATGGGGCTCGTAATAGGTAGGAGACACGGTGTTAGTGTGCTCGCTGTCATAGACGAGGGATCCAGCAGGATACTGGAACAAGCGGAGGAAGCGTAA
- the rpoA2 gene encoding DNA-directed RNA polymerase subunit A'', protein MKEFKSLKESLEAARYILPESLYRELVEAIEKEEGLGEEEKISVVKETIRTYLRSLAQPGEAVGTVAAQSIGEPGTQMTLRTFHYAGIMEFDVTLGLPRLIEIVDAKQTPSQPLMYIYLKDEYAKDLEKAKEAARKIEYTTLEKIIDNIEWDLGDRVVAIVINAEYMEDKGVTVEMVLEALSKSKLGNVIEDGVREVSEQGVKKIIVYFEISSKQLPDDELFNSNAYHRILEKLKNTYIKGIKGIRKVTVRREESEESYEYMLIVEGSNLREVLMLPEVDHRRSITNDIQEIAQVLGIEAARTAIIEEIKRVLEDSGLDVDIRHLMLIADLMTWPGYVRQIGRLGVVGEKPSPLARAAFEVTVKQLYEAAVWGEEEEFAGVTENIIAGLPPRVGTGSVLLRIGASRK, encoded by the coding sequence GTGAAGGAGTTCAAGTCTCTCAAGGAGAGTTTGGAGGCGGCTAGATACATACTGCCCGAATCACTCTACAGGGAGTTAGTGGAGGCTATCGAGAAGGAGGAGGGATTAGGAGAGGAGGAGAAGATTAGTGTTGTTAAGGAGACTATAAGGACCTACCTAAGGTCGCTAGCCCAGCCTGGCGAGGCGGTGGGAACTGTTGCCGCACAAAGCATAGGCGAGCCAGGTACTCAGATGACGCTCAGAACGTTCCACTACGCTGGCATTATGGAGTTCGACGTGACCCTTGGCTTGCCAAGGCTTATTGAAATCGTGGACGCCAAGCAGACTCCCTCACAACCTCTGATGTACATTTACCTTAAGGACGAGTATGCTAAGGATCTTGAGAAGGCTAAGGAGGCTGCGCGAAAGATCGAATACACAACTCTCGAGAAGATCATAGACAACATAGAGTGGGATCTAGGCGATAGGGTAGTAGCCATAGTGATTAACGCTGAGTACATGGAGGATAAGGGTGTTACTGTAGAGATGGTTTTAGAGGCTCTAAGCAAGAGCAAGCTAGGCAACGTTATAGAGGACGGGGTTAGAGAGGTTAGCGAACAAGGCGTCAAGAAAATCATTGTATACTTTGAGATATCCAGCAAGCAACTACCCGATGATGAGCTGTTCAATTCCAACGCCTACCATAGGATTCTTGAGAAGCTTAAGAACACCTACATTAAAGGCATAAAAGGGATAAGGAAAGTCACAGTCAGGAGAGAGGAGAGCGAGGAAAGCTACGAGTACATGCTAATAGTGGAGGGCAGCAACCTTAGGGAGGTGTTGATGCTACCTGAAGTCGATCATAGGCGCTCCATAACAAACGATATCCAGGAGATAGCCCAGGTCCTTGGCATAGAGGCCGCTAGAACCGCTATAATAGAGGAGATAAAGAGGGTTCTCGAGGATTCGGGTCTCGACGTAGATATACGCCACCTCATGCTGATAGCAGATCTTATGACATGGCCAGGCTATGTAAGGCAGATAGGGAGGCTAGGGGTTGTGGGAGAAAAGCCCAGCCCGCTTGCCAGGGCTGCCTTCGAGGTCACTGTAAAGCAGTTATACGAGGCTGCCGTATGGGGCGAGGAGGAGGAGTTTGCCGGCGTGACGGAAAACATTATAGCCGGCCTGCCTCCACGTGTAGGAACAGGAAGTGTGCTGCTTAGAATAGGTGCTTCAAGAAAGTAG